The genomic stretch GGCCGCAGTGTAGGCCCCAGCAGCGTGCGGGCGCCGGCAGGCGGTCTAGGGCACATGCAGACAGGTCGTATGCATTGCGGGGCGCGCCTCACGACAGGTAGGGGCGCAGCGCCTCGTGGATGGCGGCCGCGTCGGGCAGCAGGTTGGGGTTGAGGTGCAGCACCGTCACGATGGCGCGCTGCGCGCCGGCGTCCTCGGTCGTGGGGGTGGGTGGGCGGCGGCGGTCCCGGCCGTACGCGCGGGAAGACAGGATCAGACCGGCGAACGGCACCCGCGTGCGCGGGTTGATGAGCGCGAAATCCACCTTCACCTGCGCCAGATGCTCCAGCGCGCCTCTGGGCCGCTCGGGGGTGATCGTGAAGGCCAGCACGTCCCGCAGCACGACCGGGCCCAGCACCTCGACCTTCTGGCCGCGCAGCGCCTCGCGCAGGTCCTGCTCGAAGCGGTCCTCTCGCCGGGAGCGCTCGGTGCGGGATGTTTTCACGTCTTGGACGTCGGGCTCTCCTCGTTTCAGGAATCGCAGCGGCATGTGTCATGGTACGCGCTGCCTGCCGGGATTCGCGGCATCCGCCCGTCAGGGGCAGTGCACCCGGGGTAGCAAGCGACCATGGGCCGCCGCACCCTGAAGGCCGCGTTCCGGCCCTCATGCTCGCGGCCGCCTGCGTTCACCTCTGGGCTCAGGCGTCGGCGATCTGACGCAGTTTCTCCACGCGGGCGGCCAGGTCGGGCAGGTCCAGGGCGCGCAGGGCCTTGGTGGTGCGGGTCAGTCCGGCGTCGTCCACGCGCCCCTGGTTCCACCCGGCGATCAGCATGGCGCAGCCCTGCAGGGCGTCGCTGACGGTCTCCTTGTGGAACATGGCGGCCAGGCTGCCGCCCTGGGCGGGCGCGGTCTGCTGCGCCTGGGCCTGGACATCCAGGACGACCTGCATGAACACCTGATCCAGGCGGGCGCGGTCGTTGGGGGAAACGGGGGTTCCGGTCATGGGGGGCAGTGTAGCCCGGGTGCGGCTTTCTTCATGTCGCCTCTCATGACTCGCGGGTGCGGCGCGCGGCTGCGTATCTTGGTGCATCTCTATGGACGCGGGGGGCTGGATAAGCAATGAGGTACGAGCCGGGCAGCAGGTTCTACGATGAGATGTTCACGGCACTCGGCGCGGCGCGCGCCCACTATCAGGGCGTCGAGACGTACCTGAACGCGCTGGGCGTGGAGGAATTCCGGCGGCGGCATCAGCTGCTGGATCTGGCCTTCCGCAATCAGGGCATCACGTTCACGGTGTACGGGGACGCGCAGGGCACCGAGCGGACGTTCCCGTTCGATCCGGTGCCGCGCATCATCCCGGCGAGCGAGTGGTCGCACATCGAGTCTGGCCTGACGCAGCGGGTACGGGCGCTGAATGCGTTCCTGGCGGACATCTACAGCGGCGCGCAGATTCTGGGGGACGGGGTGATCCCGGCAGAGCTGGTGTACACCTCGGCGCACTTCCGGCGTGAGGTGCATGGCGTGCTGCCGCCCGGCGGGGTGTTCACGCACGTGGTGGGCACGGACCTGATCCGCAACGAGCAGGGCGAGTACCTCGTGCTGGAGGACAACCTGCGCTCGCCGAGCGGCGTGTCGTACCTGCTGGCCAACCGGCAGGCGATGACCCGCGTGTACCCGGGCATGTTCGAGGGCCAGGGCGTGCGGCCCGTGCAGCACTACGCGTCGGCGCTGCTGAAGCTGCTGCTGGCCAGCAGCCCGCGCGAGAACGGTACGGTGGTCGTGCTGACGCCCGGCATGTACAACAGCGCGTACTTCGAGCATGCGTACCTCGCGCAGCAGATGGGCGTGGAACTCGTCGAGGGGCGCGACCTGTTCGTGGACGGCGGGCGGGTGTGGATGCGCACGACCGGCGGGCGGCGGCAGGTGGACGTGATCTACCGCCGCATCGACGACGATTTCCTCGATCCGCTGGCGTTCCGCCGGGACAGCGCGCTGGGCGTGGCGGGGCTGGTGGACGTGTACCGGCAGGGGCGCGTGGCGATCGCCAACGCCATCGGGACGGGCGTCGCGGACGACAAGGCGGTGTACGCGTACGTGCCGGACATGATCCGCTACTACCTGAACGAGACGCCGATCCTGAACAACGTGCCCACGTACCTGGGCTGGAACGCCGAGCACCTGGAGTTCATGCTGGCAAACGCGCAGGATCTGGTGTTCAAGTCGGTGGGCGAGGCCGGTGGGTACGGCATGCTGATCGGCCCGGCCGCCACACGCGAGGAGATCCAGGCGTACCTGGAGAAGGTGCGGCGTGATCCGCGCGACTTCATCGCGCAGCCCGTGGTGGGCCTGTCACGGCACCCGACCTTCTACCCGGACAGTGGCGGCTTCGAGGCGGCGCACGTGGACCTGCGGCCATACATCCTGTTCGGGCAGGACGTGACGATCGTGCCGGGCGGCCTGACGCGGGTGGCGCTGCGCCGGGGCAGTCTGGTCGTGAACAGCTCGCAGGGTGGGGGCAGCAAGGACACCTGGGTGCTCGATCACGACGGTCCGGCGGCGCCGCTGGGCATGACGCAGCTGCTGCACGGCGATACGTCGCCCGGGCAGGCGCCCTCGCAGTCCCAGAGCCAGTCGCAGTCGGGTGGCGGTCAATCCCAGACGCAATCCCAGTCTCAGTCGCAGTGGCAGGGGGGCTTCGGCGCGGTCCCGCTGGGCGGCGAGGTCTCGGCGCAGTCGCTGGCGCAGCTGGCGGACCACGCGGCGCTACACCGCGCGCAGGCGGCGGACGAGGCCCAGGTGGCCGCGTACAGCGAGAGCCAGCGCGCAGCGGACGCGCCGCCCCCTCCGGCCCTGGCTCCGGCAGACAGTCCGGGCCCGCATTCCTTCCAGCAGCAGCTGGAGAAGGATCAGCTGGGCGCTGACGGGGAGGACCGCTGATGCTGCTGCTCTCGCGACTGGCCGAGAACCTGTTCTGGATGGGCCGCTACATGGAACGCGCGGAGAACACCGCGCGGCTCCTGAGCGTGAACTACTACGCGACGCTGGAATCCGCGGGCAGCGCCCGGGAACACTGGCGGCCGCTGCTGGACCTCACGGGCGGCGAGGAGGCCCTGCGTGCCCGCTACGGGCGGGTGGACACCCGCAGCGTGGGGTCCTGGCTGGCCTTCGACCGGGAGAACCCGTCGAGTATCGCCAGCAGCCTCGCGTACGCCCGGTCGAACGCGCGGGGGCTGCGTGACCGGATTCCCAGCGAGATGTGGGAGGCCGTGAACCGCGCGTACCTGAACCTGTGTTTCGAGACCGGGGACGTCCTTGACCGCGACGGGCTGTTTGAGTTCTGCGTGGCGGCGCGCGACGCGTCTCAGTTCTTCTTCGGGATCGCGTTCGCCACCCTGCCGCGCGACGAGGGCTGGTCGTTCATGCGCGCCGGGCAGATGCTCGAACGGGCCGACAACACGCTGCGGGTGTTGCAGGGCCGCCTCACGCCCGAGGCGCTGCGCGGCGCGCTGGAACCGGCAGCGGCCATGCAGCTCGAGCAGCGCTGGGCACAGGTCCTCAAGGGGGCGAGTGCCTACGAGGCGTACCGCAAGCGGGTGCACGCCGGGATCGACCCGCGCCTGATCGCGGGCTTCCTGCTGCTCGACGAGTACTTCCCGCGCAGCGTGCGCTACAGCGCGCAGAACCTGCACGACGCGCTGGAGCAGATCGACCGCTGCCACCCGGGCGAGCATCCGGAGGTGCTGCGACTGTCACGCTGGCTGGTGGCGCGGCTGGAATTCGCAGACGTGGACGACATCCTGCTGCGGCGTCAGCCGGGCCTGCCGGACCTGCTCACGGACGTGAACGGTGTGGGCGCGGCGATCACCGCGGCGTACTTCGAGCAGGAATGAGCGGCGCGCCTGCATGGGGGGGTCGCGGTGCGGTGTGAGATCCGGCACGTGACCGAGTACCGCTACCCGAAAGCCGCGTGGGATTCGTTCAATCAGGTGCGTCTACATCCCACGCAGGAGGCGCGGCAGTCGGTGCGGTCCTTTCACCTGCACGTGGTGCCCCAGGCAGAGGTGACCTCCCACAAGGATTACTTCGGCGCGATCGTGCATCACGTGCACGTGCATGAGCAGCACACGCAGCTGCGGATCGAGGCGCAGGCGATGGTGGACACGCACGCCCTGCCTGACCCGGTCCCCACGCCGGTCGCCGCGCTGCGGGGCGCGCGCGGGCCGCTGACGGAGTTCCTGGTGCCGTGTCCACGCGTCCCTGCCGGGGCGTGGCCCGAGGTGTTCGGCGTGACACGCCCGGAGGACCGCGACGATCTGGGCGAGTACCTGCAGAATCTGAATTCATTCCTGTACTCGCAGTTCACGTACGATACCGGCGCCACGGAGGTGGACACCCCGCTGGCGGAGTTCGCGCAGCACGGGCGGGGCGTGTGCCAGGACTTCACGCACGCGATGCTGGGCGTGACGCGTCAGCTGGGCATCCCGTCGCGGTACGTGAGCGGCTACCTGTACAGCGGCGGCGAGATGCGCGGCGCCGAGGCCACGCACGCCTGGGTCGAATGCTTCGTGCCGGACTACGGGTGGCTGGGCCTGGACCCCACGAACAACTGCGTGGCGCGCGAGAAGCACATCAAGATCGGGCATGGCCGCGAGTACAGTGACGTCTCCCCGGTGCGCGGCACGTACTACGGCGGCGGCAGGGGCAGCATGTCCGTGGCGGTGTACGTGTACGGCGAGTCCTAGCAGGACAGGAAGGGAGGCGGGCCACCGGTCGCCGGTCGGCCCGCCCCTGTGCGGTGAAGGTCAGTTGCCGGTGACGGCGCGTCCCGCGAGGAAGATCCCGGTGATCACGGTGCCGATCATGCCGACCACGACCATCTGGGCGATCCAGGCCAGGACCAGCGTGACGATCGCCTGGGTCTGATCGCGCAGGTTCATGCTGCTCTGTACGGCCAGGAACCCGAAGTAGATCATGGCCAGCCCGATCACGAACATGGCCAGCCAGCCCAGGATGGGAATGATGCCGATCAGGGTGCTGACGATGCTCAGGGGCACATAGAACAGCGCGAAGGAGTACGCGACCTCGGGGTAGGTGCCAGTGCCCCGGAAGAGGTTCCGGCCGATCAGGTACACGCCGCCGGTGAAGGCCAGGAAGCCCATCGGGACGCCAATCAGGCGGCTCAGGAGCTGCCCGAAGAAGGTCACGTCACTGTGCAGGCCCGCGAACAGCGCGGCGATCACGGCCGACACCCCGGCGGCGATCATGACGTAGATCAGGGCGCCGGTGAGGCCGCCGCGACGCTCGAAGCGTTCGAAGGTGGCGGGGCCGGGGCGGCTCAGGACGGCGACGCTCTGGGCGAACATGTCCTGCACGCTGCTTTCGGGACCGCTGGTCACTGGGCTTCTCATGGCACGGAGTACGCCTGCCGCGCCAGCGAAGTTGCCCCATCACGCCTTCACCCTCTCTTCATCATCAGGTCGGGCGGGGGCACCTTTGCCCACGGCCCGGCATGTCACAATGCTGCGCGATGACGGAACCTTCCATTACCTCCGGCGAGCAGACCCACTCCGGCTTCGTGGCCATCGTGGGCAAGCCCAACGTCGGCAAAAGCACCCTCCTGAACGCCTTCCTGGGCACCAAGGTCGCCCCGACCAGCCCCCGGCCCCAGACCACGCGCCGCGGCGTGCGCGGGATTCACACCAGCGGCGACCGCCAGATCGTGTTCGTGGACACCCCGGGCCTGCACAAGCCCAAGGACGCGCTGGGCAAGTACATGAACCACGAGGTGCACAGCGCCCTGGCCGACGTGGACGCCGTCGTGTGGGTCGTGGACCTGCGCCACCCGCCCACAGACGAGGACCAGCTTGTCGCCCGGCAGGTGCGCGAGCTGCCCAAACCGCTGTTCCTGGTGGGCAACAAGACCGACGCCGCCAAGTACCCCGACGAGGCCATGAAGCTGTACCGCGCGCTGCTGGAAGGCCGCGACGCCGACCTGAGCGACACGATGCTCAGCGCGCAGAACAACCCGAACGCCGTGGCGACCCTGCGCGAGCAGCTGCTGGAGATCCTGCCCGAGAGCCCCTTCTTCTTCCCGGTGGGCCCGGCCAGCGACCAGAGCCGCGAGCAGTGGGCCGCCGAGATCATCCGCGAGGAAGCCATGAAGAAGCTGCGCGACGAACTGCCGTACGCGGTCGCCACGCGCGTGAACCGCTGGACGGAACGCGAGGACGGCCTGCAGCGCATCGAGGGCGAGATCGTCGTGGAGAAGAACGCGCACAAGGGCATGGTGATCGGCTCGGGCGGCAAGCAGCTGCGAGAGATCGGTCAGGCCGCCCGCAAGCAGCTGGAGGTCTTCCTGGACCGCAAGGTGTACCTGGGGCTGGAGGTCATCGTGATTCCCGGCTGGCGCGAGGACGTCGAGGCCCTGCGCGAACTCGGCTACGAGTAACCGCTGTACGCACAGCAGGCCGCCCCAGAACAGGGCGGCCTGTTTTCAGTGGTGATCCGGCGTGTCAGCTGGCCTGCGCGCACTGCGGGCACTGGCCGTACAGCGTGACCTCGTGCGCCTCGACGATGAACCCGCCGGGGTAGACGGTGCCGCTGGGCAGCGCGACCGGGCAGGTGTGCAGCGTGAACACGCGCTGGCAGCGGGTGCAGGCGAAGTGGTGGTGGTGACCTTTGCCACTGGCCTCGTAGCGGGTCTCGCCGTCCAGGGTGACGGGGTGGATGCGGCCCTGGTCGGTCAGGAGTTTCAGGGTGCGGTAGACCGTGGCGACGCCCAGAGCGGGCAGGTCCGTACGGGCGCGTTCGAGCACGTCACCGACGCCCAGGGGTCCCTCGGCGTCGTGCAGGACGCGGGTGATCACGTCGCGCTGTCGGGTGCTGCGTGAGACGGTCATACCTGCCAGTCTACCATTTTTTGATACAGCCGGATCAATAACCGTGGCGGGCGGGAGCCCTGACGACCTTGAGACCCCTACACGAAGCCGCCTGCCTGACAGCGTCAGGGCAGACGGCGCAGAGAACGGCGGGCAACCTTACTGCTCGGTATCACCCATGTTGGTGCTGGGCGGGTCGCTGGCGTCCATGGTCTGGGTCATGGCGACGTCCTGCTTGTCCAGGCCTTCCTTGCGGTAGTCGTTGGGGGCCTTGTTCTCGGCGTCCACGGCGGCGTCGATCTCCGCTTCGGGGTTGCTGCGGCCCATGAACTGCAGGTCCACGTTGCTGATCTCGTCCTCGGTCCTGATCTCGCGCTTGTCGTCGGTCATGGGGTCACGCTACCGCCCGGGCGTGGGGCGCGCCTGAACGCGCCCTTCATGTCGGCTGGAGATTCACCCGGGCGCCGCTCAGCTGCTCAGGGTCCTAGATGCTCAGGGTTTTGGCGCAGCGGTACAGGTCGCGGCTGACGTCCTTGCGTTTCTCCCAGGTGTCGGCCAGGGGCGTGAAGCTGGTCTCGTGGTTCTGGCGGCCCACCATGACGTCGCTTTTTCCTTCCATCAGGGC from Deinococcus soli (ex Cha et al. 2016) encodes the following:
- a CDS encoding Yip1 family protein; its protein translation is MRSPVTSGPESSVQDMFAQSVAVLSRPGPATFERFERRGGLTGALIYVMIAAGVSAVIAALFAGLHSDVTFFGQLLSRLIGVPMGFLAFTGGVYLIGRNLFRGTGTYPEVAYSFALFYVPLSIVSTLIGIIPILGWLAMFVIGLAMIYFGFLAVQSSMNLRDQTQAIVTLVLAWIAQMVVVGMIGTVITGIFLAGRAVTGN
- a CDS encoding alpha-E domain-containing protein, whose amino-acid sequence is MLLLSRLAENLFWMGRYMERAENTARLLSVNYYATLESAGSAREHWRPLLDLTGGEEALRARYGRVDTRSVGSWLAFDRENPSSIASSLAYARSNARGLRDRIPSEMWEAVNRAYLNLCFETGDVLDRDGLFEFCVAARDASQFFFGIAFATLPRDEGWSFMRAGQMLERADNTLRVLQGRLTPEALRGALEPAAAMQLEQRWAQVLKGASAYEAYRKRVHAGIDPRLIAGFLLLDEYFPRSVRYSAQNLHDALEQIDRCHPGEHPEVLRLSRWLVARLEFADVDDILLRRQPGLPDLLTDVNGVGAAITAAYFEQE
- a CDS encoding circularly permuted type 2 ATP-grasp protein, which translates into the protein MRYEPGSRFYDEMFTALGAARAHYQGVETYLNALGVEEFRRRHQLLDLAFRNQGITFTVYGDAQGTERTFPFDPVPRIIPASEWSHIESGLTQRVRALNAFLADIYSGAQILGDGVIPAELVYTSAHFRREVHGVLPPGGVFTHVVGTDLIRNEQGEYLVLEDNLRSPSGVSYLLANRQAMTRVYPGMFEGQGVRPVQHYASALLKLLLASSPRENGTVVVLTPGMYNSAYFEHAYLAQQMGVELVEGRDLFVDGGRVWMRTTGGRRQVDVIYRRIDDDFLDPLAFRRDSALGVAGLVDVYRQGRVAIANAIGTGVADDKAVYAYVPDMIRYYLNETPILNNVPTYLGWNAEHLEFMLANAQDLVFKSVGEAGGYGMLIGPAATREEIQAYLEKVRRDPRDFIAQPVVGLSRHPTFYPDSGGFEAAHVDLRPYILFGQDVTIVPGGLTRVALRRGSLVVNSSQGGGSKDTWVLDHDGPAAPLGMTQLLHGDTSPGQAPSQSQSQSQSGGGQSQTQSQSQSQWQGGFGAVPLGGEVSAQSLAQLADHAALHRAQAADEAQVAAYSESQRAADAPPPPALAPADSPGPHSFQQQLEKDQLGADGEDR
- the era gene encoding GTPase Era; translation: MTEPSITSGEQTHSGFVAIVGKPNVGKSTLLNAFLGTKVAPTSPRPQTTRRGVRGIHTSGDRQIVFVDTPGLHKPKDALGKYMNHEVHSALADVDAVVWVVDLRHPPTDEDQLVARQVRELPKPLFLVGNKTDAAKYPDEAMKLYRALLEGRDADLSDTMLSAQNNPNAVATLREQLLEILPESPFFFPVGPASDQSREQWAAEIIREEAMKKLRDELPYAVATRVNRWTEREDGLQRIEGEIVVEKNAHKGMVIGSGGKQLREIGQAARKQLEVFLDRKVYLGLEVIVIPGWREDVEALRELGYE
- a CDS encoding Fur family transcriptional regulator codes for the protein MTVSRSTRQRDVITRVLHDAEGPLGVGDVLERARTDLPALGVATVYRTLKLLTDQGRIHPVTLDGETRYEASGKGHHHHFACTRCQRVFTLHTCPVALPSGTVYPGGFIVEAHEVTLYGQCPQCAQAS
- a CDS encoding transglutaminase family protein; the protein is MTEYRYPKAAWDSFNQVRLHPTQEARQSVRSFHLHVVPQAEVTSHKDYFGAIVHHVHVHEQHTQLRIEAQAMVDTHALPDPVPTPVAALRGARGPLTEFLVPCPRVPAGAWPEVFGVTRPEDRDDLGEYLQNLNSFLYSQFTYDTGATEVDTPLAEFAQHGRGVCQDFTHAMLGVTRQLGIPSRYVSGYLYSGGEMRGAEATHAWVECFVPDYGWLGLDPTNNCVAREKHIKIGHGREYSDVSPVRGTYYGGGRGSMSVAVYVYGES